The sequence cttttctaaagatTAAAAGACAACAAGAACAATCAATGATCAGAAAAAATATCCCAAAGTTTCTCCTCCACAGTTGATATAGCAGGAATTCTCCATGATCTAACAAGGTATCAGAGCATGTCTATGCTTAAGGTGCTACTGAATCACCTGTTGACAAGTTCCCGATTACAATATCGCCCATTTCAAACTGAAAACAGGGAAGAGATGTTTAACTCATTAGATATTTAATCTCCAAGaataaagaacaaaacaagATGCAAATGGTCCAAACATATAACTTCTAGCACCTGCCAATAACCCTTTCTAGTAACTGGAACATAGGTATGCTTCCCTTTATAATGCTTTGAGTCAACACCACCGAAAACAAGTTCACCTCCTACTTCTGCAGTTGTGTCTCGGTTAAGCCAGAATGAGAAGACATCATCACTTAAAAGACCTTGTTCTGCCATGGTTTGCCTGTAATCTTAAAATGAATCAACTATCCATGGCATTGGAGATTTTATGGAGAATAAAACCTACAAATCATAATTTTGAGGAAAGAGACAATACAGATTTAACACAAAGTTTAAATATAACAATACCACACTGGTGTGGCATTCCCAACAGAGATTTCCTGAAACCCAAGGCCAAGAAGTCCATCAAACTTCGCCAAAACGAATGTGAGGCTGCCCTCTTTTGTTGCCTCAATGAAATCCTGAATTTACGAAGTAGATGAAGGTTACAAGCATCACAAAGGCTGCAGACACTATAGGCATCTAgtctgaaaatgaaaacgaagaacaaaacaaagcaaaacccCACTTGATTTTTGACAACAAGGTCTCCAACTTCAACATTGTCTTGACTGAAGAAACCAGAAATTGATCCACTTCCATATGTTATTTTGGCCGACGTTCCTGAACCACAAGGAAACCATTATAAATCTGAACTTACATTTAGCCAAAGGTAACCCCTTTAAACTCATATATCACATTACCAATTGCCGTGTATGTGCTGGACTTGCTTGACTTGTACTTAGTATGGAAATAGCATGCAATCTGCATGTAATTATGAAAACAATTAGTTACTTGGTAGACAGGAGATTATGGAACGTGACAAGGTAAAGTTAACCAAAACTTACAGAAAAATAGCATTTTGATGATGGAACCCAAAGATTGGAACTGCCAGTATCAAATATGACAGTGAAGTTCTGAGGAGGCGAGCCAATTCCAATCTCCCCATAATATTGAGCATCCATGTAATTATTGAGAGGTACTATATCTTCATCTGAACTACCCAAGTAATGATTCTGATTCATGCCCTTTAGACTCCCTCTGTAATTTGCCTCCCTTTCTGCTCTTGCAGCTTTGATGGTTTGAAGATCCAAGGGTCGCTTCTTCAGACCGATTCTCACTAGGCCATAAGCA comes from Prunus dulcis chromosome 6, ALMONDv2, whole genome shotgun sequence and encodes:
- the LOC117629615 gene encoding aspartic proteinase-like, producing the protein MWHKYLLVAVYLWALTCSLVPAYGLVRIGLKKRPLDLQTIKAARAEREANYRGSLKGMNQNHYLGSSDEDIVPLNNYMDAQYYGEIGIGSPPQNFTVIFDTGSSNLWVPSSKCYFSIACYFHTKYKSSKSSTYTAIGTSAKITYGSGSISGFFSQDNVEVGDLVVKNQDFIEATKEGSLTFVLAKFDGLLGLGFQEISVGNATPVWQTMAEQGLLSDDVFSFWLNRDTTAEVGGELVFGGVDSKHYKGKHTYVPVTRKGYWQFEMGDIVIGNLSTGVCEGGCAAVVDSGTSLLTGPTTIVTEINHAIGAEGVVSAECKQVVSQYGDLIWDLLISGVQPDQVCKQLGLCVFNGAQYVSTGIETVVEKESREGSSAGDSALCTACEMAVVWAQNQLKQKGAKDKVLSYINELCESLPSPLGESIIDCNSISSMPNVTFTIGDKPFVLTPEQYILKTGEGIAAICISGFGALDLAPPTGPLWILGDVFMGPYHTVFDFGDLRIGFAEAA